In the Sus scrofa isolate TJ Tabasco breed Duroc chromosome 6, Sscrofa11.1, whole genome shotgun sequence genome, one interval contains:
- the FGR gene encoding tyrosine-protein kinase Fgr isoform X2, with product MGCVFCKKLEPGPKEDGGLEGDFRGYGAADHYGPDPTQGRPASSFSHIPNYNNFSPQPASPAFLDGATIRGISGTGVTMFIALYDYEARTEDDLTFTKGEKFHILNNTEGDWWEARSLSSGQTGYIPCNYVAPVDSIQAEEWYFGKIGRKDAERQLLSPGNPRGAFLIRESETTKGAYSLSIRDWDQARGDHVKHYKIRKLDTGGYYITTRAQFDSVQELVQHYLEVNDGLCHLLTAACTTMKPQTLGLAKDAWEISRSSIALERRLGTGCFGDVWLGMWNGSTKVAVKTLKPGTMSPKAFLAEAQIMKLLRHDKLVQLYAVVSEEPIYIVTEFMCHGSLLEFLKNREGQDLRLPHLVDMAAQVAEGMAYMERMNYIHRDLRAANILVGERLVCKIADFGLARLIEDDEYNPQQGTKFPIKWTAPEAALFGRFTIKSDVWSFGILLTELITKGRVPYPGMNNREVLEQVEHGYHMPCPPGCPASLYEAMEQTWRLDPEERPTFEYLQSFLEDYFTSTEPQYQPGDET from the exons ATGGGCTGTGTGTTCTGCAAGAAGTTGGAGCCGGGGCCCAAGGAGGATGGTGGCCTGGAAGGCGACTTCAGGGGCTATGGGGCTGCAGACCACTATGGCCCTGACCCTACCCAGGGCCGGCCTGCATCCTCCTTCTCCCATATCCCCAACTACAACAATTTCTCCCCTCAGCCAGCCAGCCCCGCCTTCCTCGATGGGGCCACCATCAGGGGCATCTCAG GGACCGGGGTAACCATGTTCATTGCCCTTTACGACTATGAGGCCCGAACAGAAGATGACCTCACCTTCACCAAGGGCGAGAAGTTTCACATCCTGAACAACAC TGAGGGTGACTGGTGGGAGGCTCGGTCCCTTAGCTCCGGACAGACTGGCTACATTCCCTGCAACTACGTGGCCCCTGTGGACTCCATCCAGGCTGAAGA GTGGTACTTTGGAAAGATCGGGAGGAAGGACGCGGAGAGGCAGCTGCTCTCCCCGGGCAACCCCCGGGGGGCCTTTCTCATTCGGGAGAGCGAAACCACTAAAG GCGCCTACTCCCTGTCCATCCGGGATTGGGACCAGGCCAGAGGCGATCACGTGAAGCATTACAAGATCCGCAAACTGGACACTGGCGGCTACTACATCACCACGAGGGCCCAGTTTGATTCGGTGCAGGAGCTGGTGCAGCACTACCTAG AAGTGAACGATGGGCTGTGCCACCTGCTCACGGCAGCCTGCACCACCATGAAGCCGCAGACGCTGGGCCTGGCCAAGGACGCCTGGGAGATCAGCCGCAGCTCCATCGCTCTCGAGCGCCGGCTGGGCACTGGCTGCTTCGGGGATGTGTGGCTGG GCATGTGGAACGGCAGCACAAAGGTGGCAGTGAAGACGCTGAAACCGGGCACCATGTCCCCGAAGGCCTTCCTGGCGGAGGCGCAGATCATGAAGCTGCTGCGGCACGACAAGCTGGTGCAGCTGTACGCCGTGGTGTCGGAGGAGCCCATCTACATCGTGACGGAGTTTATGTGCCACg GTAGCTTGCTGGAGTTTCTCAAGAACCGGGAGGGCCAGGATTTGAGGCTGCCGCATCTGGTGGACATGGCAGCCCAG GTAGCTGAGGGCATGGCCTACATGGAGCGCATGAACTACATCCACCGAGACCTGCGGGCAGCCAACATCCTTGTGGGGGAGCGGCTGGTGTGCAAGATCGCTGACTTCGGGCTGGCTCGTCTCATTGAGGATGATGAGTACAACCCCCAGCAAG GGACCAAATTCCCCATCAAGTGGACAGCCCCAGAGGCTGCCCTCTTTGGCAGATTCACCATCAAGTCAGATGTGTGGTCCTTTGGGATCCTGCTCACTGAACTCATCACCAAGGGCCGAGTCCCCTACCCAG GGATGAATAACCGGGAAGTGCTGGAACAGGTGGAGCATGGCTACCACATGCCATGCCCTCCAGGCTGCCCAGCATCCTTGTACGAGGCCATGGAACAGACCTGGCGTCTGGACCCAGAGGAGAGGCCGACCTTCGAGTATCTGCAGTCCTTTCTGGAGGACTATTTCACCTCCACAGAACCGCAGTACCAGCCTGGGGATGAGACATAG
- the FGR gene encoding tyrosine-protein kinase Fgr isoform X1: MPPFCSRAPGMGCVFCKKLEPGPKEDGGLEGDFRGYGAADHYGPDPTQGRPASSFSHIPNYNNFSPQPASPAFLDGATIRGISGTGVTMFIALYDYEARTEDDLTFTKGEKFHILNNTEGDWWEARSLSSGQTGYIPCNYVAPVDSIQAEEWYFGKIGRKDAERQLLSPGNPRGAFLIRESETTKGAYSLSIRDWDQARGDHVKHYKIRKLDTGGYYITTRAQFDSVQELVQHYLEVNDGLCHLLTAACTTMKPQTLGLAKDAWEISRSSIALERRLGTGCFGDVWLGMWNGSTKVAVKTLKPGTMSPKAFLAEAQIMKLLRHDKLVQLYAVVSEEPIYIVTEFMCHGSLLEFLKNREGQDLRLPHLVDMAAQVAEGMAYMERMNYIHRDLRAANILVGERLVCKIADFGLARLIEDDEYNPQQGTKFPIKWTAPEAALFGRFTIKSDVWSFGILLTELITKGRVPYPGMNNREVLEQVEHGYHMPCPPGCPASLYEAMEQTWRLDPEERPTFEYLQSFLEDYFTSTEPQYQPGDET, translated from the exons ATGCCCCCATTCTGCAGCAGGGCACCTGGAATGGGCTGTGTGTTCTGCAAGAAGTTGGAGCCGGGGCCCAAGGAGGATGGTGGCCTGGAAGGCGACTTCAGGGGCTATGGGGCTGCAGACCACTATGGCCCTGACCCTACCCAGGGCCGGCCTGCATCCTCCTTCTCCCATATCCCCAACTACAACAATTTCTCCCCTCAGCCAGCCAGCCCCGCCTTCCTCGATGGGGCCACCATCAGGGGCATCTCAG GGACCGGGGTAACCATGTTCATTGCCCTTTACGACTATGAGGCCCGAACAGAAGATGACCTCACCTTCACCAAGGGCGAGAAGTTTCACATCCTGAACAACAC TGAGGGTGACTGGTGGGAGGCTCGGTCCCTTAGCTCCGGACAGACTGGCTACATTCCCTGCAACTACGTGGCCCCTGTGGACTCCATCCAGGCTGAAGA GTGGTACTTTGGAAAGATCGGGAGGAAGGACGCGGAGAGGCAGCTGCTCTCCCCGGGCAACCCCCGGGGGGCCTTTCTCATTCGGGAGAGCGAAACCACTAAAG GCGCCTACTCCCTGTCCATCCGGGATTGGGACCAGGCCAGAGGCGATCACGTGAAGCATTACAAGATCCGCAAACTGGACACTGGCGGCTACTACATCACCACGAGGGCCCAGTTTGATTCGGTGCAGGAGCTGGTGCAGCACTACCTAG AAGTGAACGATGGGCTGTGCCACCTGCTCACGGCAGCCTGCACCACCATGAAGCCGCAGACGCTGGGCCTGGCCAAGGACGCCTGGGAGATCAGCCGCAGCTCCATCGCTCTCGAGCGCCGGCTGGGCACTGGCTGCTTCGGGGATGTGTGGCTGG GCATGTGGAACGGCAGCACAAAGGTGGCAGTGAAGACGCTGAAACCGGGCACCATGTCCCCGAAGGCCTTCCTGGCGGAGGCGCAGATCATGAAGCTGCTGCGGCACGACAAGCTGGTGCAGCTGTACGCCGTGGTGTCGGAGGAGCCCATCTACATCGTGACGGAGTTTATGTGCCACg GTAGCTTGCTGGAGTTTCTCAAGAACCGGGAGGGCCAGGATTTGAGGCTGCCGCATCTGGTGGACATGGCAGCCCAG GTAGCTGAGGGCATGGCCTACATGGAGCGCATGAACTACATCCACCGAGACCTGCGGGCAGCCAACATCCTTGTGGGGGAGCGGCTGGTGTGCAAGATCGCTGACTTCGGGCTGGCTCGTCTCATTGAGGATGATGAGTACAACCCCCAGCAAG GGACCAAATTCCCCATCAAGTGGACAGCCCCAGAGGCTGCCCTCTTTGGCAGATTCACCATCAAGTCAGATGTGTGGTCCTTTGGGATCCTGCTCACTGAACTCATCACCAAGGGCCGAGTCCCCTACCCAG GGATGAATAACCGGGAAGTGCTGGAACAGGTGGAGCATGGCTACCACATGCCATGCCCTCCAGGCTGCCCAGCATCCTTGTACGAGGCCATGGAACAGACCTGGCGTCTGGACCCAGAGGAGAGGCCGACCTTCGAGTATCTGCAGTCCTTTCTGGAGGACTATTTCACCTCCACAGAACCGCAGTACCAGCCTGGGGATGAGACATAG
- the FGR gene encoding tyrosine-protein kinase Fgr isoform X3, giving the protein MFIALYDYEARTEDDLTFTKGEKFHILNNTEGDWWEARSLSSGQTGYIPCNYVAPVDSIQAEEWYFGKIGRKDAERQLLSPGNPRGAFLIRESETTKGAYSLSIRDWDQARGDHVKHYKIRKLDTGGYYITTRAQFDSVQELVQHYLEVNDGLCHLLTAACTTMKPQTLGLAKDAWEISRSSIALERRLGTGCFGDVWLGMWNGSTKVAVKTLKPGTMSPKAFLAEAQIMKLLRHDKLVQLYAVVSEEPIYIVTEFMCHGSLLEFLKNREGQDLRLPHLVDMAAQVAEGMAYMERMNYIHRDLRAANILVGERLVCKIADFGLARLIEDDEYNPQQGTKFPIKWTAPEAALFGRFTIKSDVWSFGILLTELITKGRVPYPGMNNREVLEQVEHGYHMPCPPGCPASLYEAMEQTWRLDPEERPTFEYLQSFLEDYFTSTEPQYQPGDET; this is encoded by the exons ATGTTCATTGCCCTTTACGACTATGAGGCCCGAACAGAAGATGACCTCACCTTCACCAAGGGCGAGAAGTTTCACATCCTGAACAACAC TGAGGGTGACTGGTGGGAGGCTCGGTCCCTTAGCTCCGGACAGACTGGCTACATTCCCTGCAACTACGTGGCCCCTGTGGACTCCATCCAGGCTGAAGA GTGGTACTTTGGAAAGATCGGGAGGAAGGACGCGGAGAGGCAGCTGCTCTCCCCGGGCAACCCCCGGGGGGCCTTTCTCATTCGGGAGAGCGAAACCACTAAAG GCGCCTACTCCCTGTCCATCCGGGATTGGGACCAGGCCAGAGGCGATCACGTGAAGCATTACAAGATCCGCAAACTGGACACTGGCGGCTACTACATCACCACGAGGGCCCAGTTTGATTCGGTGCAGGAGCTGGTGCAGCACTACCTAG AAGTGAACGATGGGCTGTGCCACCTGCTCACGGCAGCCTGCACCACCATGAAGCCGCAGACGCTGGGCCTGGCCAAGGACGCCTGGGAGATCAGCCGCAGCTCCATCGCTCTCGAGCGCCGGCTGGGCACTGGCTGCTTCGGGGATGTGTGGCTGG GCATGTGGAACGGCAGCACAAAGGTGGCAGTGAAGACGCTGAAACCGGGCACCATGTCCCCGAAGGCCTTCCTGGCGGAGGCGCAGATCATGAAGCTGCTGCGGCACGACAAGCTGGTGCAGCTGTACGCCGTGGTGTCGGAGGAGCCCATCTACATCGTGACGGAGTTTATGTGCCACg GTAGCTTGCTGGAGTTTCTCAAGAACCGGGAGGGCCAGGATTTGAGGCTGCCGCATCTGGTGGACATGGCAGCCCAG GTAGCTGAGGGCATGGCCTACATGGAGCGCATGAACTACATCCACCGAGACCTGCGGGCAGCCAACATCCTTGTGGGGGAGCGGCTGGTGTGCAAGATCGCTGACTTCGGGCTGGCTCGTCTCATTGAGGATGATGAGTACAACCCCCAGCAAG GGACCAAATTCCCCATCAAGTGGACAGCCCCAGAGGCTGCCCTCTTTGGCAGATTCACCATCAAGTCAGATGTGTGGTCCTTTGGGATCCTGCTCACTGAACTCATCACCAAGGGCCGAGTCCCCTACCCAG GGATGAATAACCGGGAAGTGCTGGAACAGGTGGAGCATGGCTACCACATGCCATGCCCTCCAGGCTGCCCAGCATCCTTGTACGAGGCCATGGAACAGACCTGGCGTCTGGACCCAGAGGAGAGGCCGACCTTCGAGTATCTGCAGTCCTTTCTGGAGGACTATTTCACCTCCACAGAACCGCAGTACCAGCCTGGGGATGAGACATAG